GACTTGTCGTCGGTCAGGGTCACCAGGTTGTTCTTGGCGATGCCCGGATCGGTGGTGAAGAGGTTGGCCGCCTGGACCTGACCGCTGGTGAGTGCGTTCATCGTGAGGGTGCCGCCGGCGTCGAGCGGTACGAAGCTCTTGAAGGTGACGCCGTAGACGTCCTTCAATCCGACCACGCCCTGAACGCGGGTCTTGAACTCCGGCGCCGCGCCCAGCGCGAGTTCGCCTCCGACCGGCGCGAGATCGGACACCTTCGCGAGCTTGTACTTCGACGCGGTGTCCTGGGTGACGCAGATCGCGTCCTTGTCCTCGGCGGGCGAGGGAGTGAGACCGACGATGCCCTCGGGCAGCTTCTGGGTGAGCTCGTCGGTGACCGCCTGCGGGGTCGCCGCGGTCGACTTCTCGTCCAGGTACTTCAGGAGCGCCCCGGTGTACTCGGGCACGAGGTCGATCGACGAGTCCTTGAGCGCGGTGAAGTAGACCTCGCGGCTGCCGATGTTGAACTGGGTCTTCACCGCTACGCCCTTGGATTGCAGGGCCTGGGCGTAGATCTCACCGACGAGCTGACTCTCGGTGAAATCGGCGGAGCCGATGATGATCTGCGAACCCGACGAGCCCGACTGGTCGGTGCTGCTGTTGAGCGGGTCGCCACCGCACGCCGAGATGGTCAGGACGCTCGCGGCGGCGACGGCCGCCGCGACCAGGGTGGTCTTCTTCATGGGGGTTCTCCTCGGTGTGGTGACGCTGGGGTGGACGAATGTGGGGCGGGTGCGCGGCGGGTTCAGGTACCCGGCGCCGGCACCGGGATCGCCGGTGAGGGACGCGAGCGGGTCGCCGAGGTCTCGGCGCGCCGCAGGCCGGGCGAGATCGTGAATCGACCGACGAGAGCGAACAGCACCTCGAACGCTATCGCGAGAACCGCGACGAGCAGGGCGCCTGCGGTCATCTTGGTGAAGTCGGCCTCGGCGCGCCCGTCGAGGATGAACCGACCGAGGCCCTGCAGGCCGACGTAGGCCGCGACGGTGGCCGTCGAGACGATCTGGAGTGTCGCGCTGCGGATCCCCGACAGCATCAGCGGCAGCGCGCACGGCAGCTGGACCCGAACGAGGATCTGGGCGCGGGTGTAGCCCATCGCCCGGGCCGCGCCCACCGCTCCCGAGTCGGCGTTCTGGATGCCCGCGTAGGTGCCGGCGAGAATCGGCGGCACACCGAGCAACACGAGTACCGCGGTCGTCGGGATCAGATACACCGCCTGACCGCTGACGCTCGAGGAGATCAGCAGGAACAGGAGCACCAGGGCGCCCAGGGTGGGCAGCGCGCGCAGGGCGTTGGCCGATCCCACCACGAGTCCCCCGCCGCGTCCGGTGTAGCCGATGAACATCCCCAGCGGAACGGCGATGGCGAGTGAGATGCCGAGCGCGAGGAGCGTGTAGACGAGGTGGTGTCCCACCTGCGCGGGCACGCCGTCGGGTCCGGTCCAGTGGGCGCTGTCGGCGAACCAGCCGGTCACGTTCACGAGGTCACGATCCGTTCACGCCAGGGGGTGGCGAGTCGGTTGGCCACCTGGATCGCCACGTCGAAGATCACCGCGAGCACCACGCACATCACCACACCGGAGACCAGCGGACCGTACAACTGCAGTTGGAGCCCCTGGGTGAACAGCGACCCGAGTTGGGAGATGCCGAGCAGGGCGGCCAACGTCACGATCGACACGTTCGACACGACCGCGACCCGGAGGCCGGCGCTGATCACCGGCACCGCCACCGGCAGCTCCACCAGGAACAGGATCTGCCACGTCCGGTACCCCATGGCGCGTGCGGCGAGAACGGTGTCCACGGGCACCGAGGCGAGTCCGTCGGCGACCACCCGCACGAGCAACGCAACGGTGTAGATCGTCAGCGCCAGAACGATGTTGATGGGGTCGAGGATCTTCGTGCCGATGATCGGCGGGAGGAAGATGAACAACGCCAGCGACGGCACCGTGTAGAACAGGCCCGCGATTCCGACGATCGGGGTGTAGCTGCGTCGCGAGCGATAGGCCCACCAACCCAGCGGTAATGCGACGAGGAGTCCGATCACGGTGGGGATCAGCGTCAGCCAGATGTGGCTGACCGTCAGCGACCACACCAGCCCGTAGTTGTCGCCGACCCAGTCGACGATCTTGTTCACGCCGCACCCTCGCTCGCGCGGGCCCGGCGGATCGCGGCCAGTACGTCGGTGTCGGTCACCGAACCGACCAGCACGCCGTCGTCGCCGACGATCACGCAGCGGCCCGCGGGGTTCGACAGCGCCGAGTTGAGCAGCTCGCGCAGCGGGCTGTCGGCGCGCGCGACCGTGCCGGCGAGGTTGATGTCGCTCGACTCGACGCTGCGGGTCCCGATCGCGGTGATGTCGACCCACCCGATGGGTCGGTGGTCGCTGTCGACCGCGAGGGCCCAGCGCCCTTCGGACCCGCCGATCGGCTTGCCGACGGTCACCGTCGGCTCGGTCTGCGGGACGAGCTCGTCGTCGCCGAACCGGAAGCCGAGCGAACGGTATCCCCGTGTGCTGCCGACGAAGTCGGCGACGAACTCGTCGGCCGGGGCCTCGAGCAATCCGGCGGGGGTCGCGACCTGGGCCAGTCGCCCGCCCTGTCGCAGTACGGCGACGCGATCGCCGAGTTTGAGGGCCTCGTCGATGTCGTGGGTGACGAGGATGATCGTCTTGGAGATGTCGCTCTGCAGGCGCAGGAACTCGTCCTGCAGTTGCGCGCGGACGATGGGGTCGACCGCACTGAACGGCTCGTCCATCAGCAGGAACGGCGGGTCGGTGGCCAGTGCCCGGGCGACGCCGACACGCTGCTGCTGTCCACCGGAGAGCTGCCACGGGTAGCGCTTCGCGAACGCGGAGTCGAGGCCGACGCGTTCGAGTAGCTCCATGGCCGCGGCCCGGGTCTGCTTCTTGCCGCCACCGAGCAGTCGCGGCAGGGCGGCGACGTTGTCGACGACGGTGCGATGCGGGAACAGCCCTGCGTTCTGGATGACGTACCCGATGCGGCGGCGCAGCGTGACGGCGTCGATCGAGGCGGTGTCGGTGCCGTCGAGGGTGATGCGGCCCGCGGTCGGGTCGATCAGTCGGTTGACCATGCGCATCGTCGTGGTCTTACCGCAGCCGGACGGACCCACGAGAACGGTGATCTGGCCGCTCGGGGCGGTGAGGTCGAGCTCGTCGACCGCGACCGTCCCGTCCGGGTATGTCTTCGAGACGCGCTCGAACTCGATCATGGTCGTCCTCTGTGGGTGTCGGAATCCGCCGGCCCGTGACACGGCTCTGGATCAAACCGTATAACGCGCGCGGAGACACCGCCCCCGATCCCGCGGGTCAGCGCAGAGTGCGACCGTAAATCCCGTCGATCCCGAAGAAGCTGCCGGGCTCCGGTGATCGGGTCCTGGTCGACTGGACGTCGAAGTAGCGCACGTCGAGGCCGGCGATCCGATCATCGGTCGCGGTGAACTCCACCCTGTTCCCGAGGAAGCGGACTCGCACGGGGACCGACGTGGTGATCCCGTCGTTGGCGCGACTGACCTCGAGTCGCGCATCACCGGGCACACCCACCGAGGACAACGCGATCACCGCACCGCCACCGATGTACTTCTGGGGGCCGTAGAGCACCACCGAGTAGCCCGGCCCGCCGTTGGCCAGTGGCACCGGCGCCCCACGCAGGGAGATTGTCGCCGACAGTGATCCGGTGGATCGTCCGTAGTCCACTGTCGCGGAGAGGATGTCGATCGCAGGCGCACTGAGCAAGGACGGCGGCGAGTACACCGTCACCGGGGCGGCCGAGGCGGGGGCGGCTCCGAGACCGATGCCCATGGCCGCGGCCAGACCGCAGGCGAACGCGAGGGCGGAGCGACGTGGTGTGAACAAGGTGAACTCCCTGAGATGTCCCGACCTCAATTGGTACTGAACGGTACCAATTGTTCGCCTGGGGAACAAGGAGGTGTGCGGGACAAAAGAAGCCACTCGCGAACCGGATGGCTCGCGAGTGGCTTCTGGAGTGCGACAGCTCAGCTGGTGGTCGTGCCCGGCCGGGCCTCCCCCGACGGATCGGCGGCGACAAGCGACTCGTCGACCGGCAGGTCGTCCGACGGCAGCACGTCGTTGGTGTCGTCGGTGGCCGCGATGGTGTTGGCGTGGACGCGCAACTTGTCATCGAGTCCGTCCGAGCGGTGCTTCTCCGCCAGGATCAGCGGATCGCGCCGCAGATCTTTGTAGAGCGACACGCACATCAGGATCATCACGATCACGAACGGCAGGGCCGCGATGATCGCCATCGTCTTGATGCCCTGGAGGGCGTCGTCACCGCTGACCCACAGCAGCAGAGCGGCCACGGCACCGGTGAGGACACCCCAGAAGATGGTCACCGTCCTGCTCGGTTCGGGTCGTCCGCGTTCGGACAGCGTCGCCATCACCAGGGAGGCCGAGTCGGCACCGGAGACGAAGAAGATCGCGACCAGGACCATGACGAGCACCGAGGCGATGCCTGCCCACGGCAGGTTGCCGAGCAGATCGAACAGCTGCGACTCCGGGCCGTCGCTCTCCGACAGGCCCTTTCCGTCCATCTCCTGGCTGATCGCGGTGCCACCGAAGATGGCGAACCACACGAGCGAGACGCTGGACGGGACGACCATCACGCCGATCACGAACTCGCGGATGGTGCGTCCACGGCTGATCTTGGCCAGGAACATGCCGACGAACGGGGTCCAGGAGACCCACCAGGCCCAGTAGAAGATGGTCCAGCCCGCCAGCCACTCCTTGCCCGCGGCGTCGGTGCTCGCACCGGAACGCGCGGCGTCGGCGGTGATCTCCTTGGCGTAGCTGCCGATCGACGTCGGCACGACGTTGAGGATGAAGATGGTCGGGCCGACGACGAAGATGAACAGGGCCAGCGTGATGGCCAGCACCATGTTGATGTTCGACAGCCACTGGATGCCCTTGGCGACGCCGGACACCGCAGACGCGACGAACGCCGCGGTGAGGACCGCGATGACCGCGACGAGAAGCAGCTTGCCGCTCTCGCCGACGACGTTGAGCTCCTCGAATCCCGAACCGATCTGTGCGGCACCCAATCCGAGGGACGCGACCGTACCGAACAGGGTCGCGAAGATGGCGAGGATGTCGATGACCTTGCCGCCCCAACCGTTGGCGCGGTTGCCCAGGAGCGGTGCGAACACTGCGCTGATGAGCTGGCCGCGTCCGCAGCGGTAGGTGCTGTAGGCGATCGCGAGTCCGACGACGGCGTACATCGCCCACGGGTGCAGGCCCCAGTGGAACATCGTCGTCGCCATGGCCACGCCGACGTCGTTGGCGTTGGTTCCGGGAGGCGCGTCGGAGTAGTGGGTGAGCGGCTCGTTGGCGCCGTAGAACATCAGGCCGATGCCCATGCCGGCGCTGAACATCATCGCGATCCAACTGACCGTCTTGAACTCGGGCTTCTCGCCGTCGCGACCGAGCGGGATCTTCCCGTACTTGCTCGCCGCGAGGAACACGGCGAACAGGACGAACCCGGTGGCGCAGAGGATGAACATCCATCCGAGGTTGTCGGTGATCCACGCGAGGATGTTCGCGGTCACGTCCTTGAGGCCGGTCTTGTCGACGATCCCCCAGACGAGGAACCCGACGATCAGGGCGGCGGTGACGCCGAAGACGACGAAGTCGACGTGGTGTCCGCCGGCCTTCGAAGACCTCGTATCCCGGGTTTCGGTGTCGCCACCATCACCCGACATTCGTGTTTGCGTAGTCGTAACCATGTCTTTACTGTCGCAGGATTTGGCTGCGACATTCAAACGAGTCGGGGAATGGACATCGACTCGTAACAGTCGCCAGCTGCCCCGTTCGGGCTCAGCTGACCCTCAGGTGGCGCTCAGGCGCAGCTCAGGACCGTTTCAACGCCACTGACAGCATGTCGGCGATCATTTCGTCGCCGATGCCCATCGAACGCAGTTCGGCGACGTGCGCCACGGTCATGCGCTGCGCTTTCGCGTCCGCGGAGCCTGACCGCTCCGTCACGAACGACCCGTTGCGCCCCCGCGTCTCGATGACGTCGGCCGCCTCGAGCTCGCGGTAGGCCCGCGCCGCGGTGTTCGGTGCGATGGACAACTCGGCGGCGAGGGCGCGCACGGTCGGCAGCTTCGAGCCCACCAGCAATTCGCCCCTGCCGACGAGCTCGATGACCTGCCGCCGCACCTGTTCGTAGGGCGGTTCGGCGGAATCGGGATCGATGGTGATGTCCATTCCCCGGCCCGTCACAGCAGATCGCGCGCGACCGGGCACGACATGCAGCGCGGACCACCCCGGCCCGAGCCCAGTTCACTGCCGGCGATGGTGAGGACCTCGATACCCGAGTCCCGGAGGCGGCGGTTCGTCTCGACGTTGCGGTCGTAGGCCACGACGACGCCGGGCGAGATCGCCAGGGTGTTGTTGCCGTCGTCCCACTGCTCGCGTTCGGCGGTCACCGCGTCGAGCCCGGTGTCGATGACGCGGAGCTTGCCGATCCCCATGGCGTCGGCGGCCGCCTCGACGAACGGCGCCGGTCCCACGACGGTCGGGGTGTCGTCGTCCATCCGGATCGTGAACGCCGACAACGAGTCCTGGATCACCGGGTACATCACCACGGCGTCGGTGTCGACCATCGTGCAGACGGTGTCGAGATGCATCGACGCTCGCCGCTGCTCGATGGGGACCGCGAGCACGGTGTGCGCGAGTCCGTCGTCGAACAGGCTGCGCGCCAGCGCCTCCGCCCCCGCGGGCGTGGTCCGCTCACCGACACCGACCGCGACGACCCCCGGCGCCATCAGCAGGATGTCGCCGCCCTCGATCGGGGCGCTGTGCGACTCGTAGGCGCGACGGGCGCCCCGGAACCGCGGGTGGTGGGCGTAGATCAGGTCGGTCAGCGATGTCTCGCGCACCCGTGCGGGCAGCGCGAGGGTGGTGATCGCGAACCGGGTCCCGATCCAGAACGAGCTGTCCCGGGTGAACAGCAGGTTGGGCAGCGGATCGATCGCGAACTCGACGCCGTGATGCATCCGTCGCACCAGCGACGCCCGCGCCGCGGCGGGGCTCTCGGGCATCTCGTCGAACGTCATGCCCGCCATCAGGATCGTGGCCAGGTCGGCGGGCGGCAGGGTGCGCAGGTGGCCGGCGAGTTCCTGGGCGAGGTGGTGCCCGAGGCGACGCGCGCTGACCGCTGCGGCGATGCCCTGCATGCGGGCGGCGCCACTGAGCTCGATGGTCTGGCGCAGCAGGTCGCCGAGCAGCAGGACCTCGACGTCGTGATCACGCAACACCTGGGCGAACGTGTCGTGCTCCTCCTGCGCCCGGTCCACCCAGGGCAACCCGTCGAAGAGCAGTTGGTCGCTGTTGCGCGGGGTCAGACGCCGGAGCTCGTCGCCCGGCCGGTGCAGCATCACACTGCGGAGCCGACCCACCTCGGAATTCGCACCCAGCGGTGGTGCCGATCCGGGATCGACGGCAGATCCGCTCTGATCACTCATGCGGACACGGTAATCGTCGGCGCGGCGCGTCGCCGCTCACCGACGGGGCGGCTCCACGGTTGCGTCGCCGTCGGCCGTGGGTGGGATCGACGAGATGACGGGCTTGTCGATGGGCTCGCCGGTGCGCACCGGGGCGGTCTCCCGGGCGACCGACCACAGCGCCAGGGCCACGAGCGGCACCGCGCCGGTGAGCAGGAACGCCGGACCGTAGCCACCGGCGTGGTCGACCATCAGACCCGCGAGGATCGGCCCGGTCACGGCACCGACGTCGGAGATCATCTGGAAGGCGGCGAGTGCGGTGCCGCCCTGACCGCGCTTGGCGAGCAGGTCGGCCAGTGCCGCCTGGTGGGTGGGGGCGAACAGCCCCGACCCGACGCCGGCCACGAAGCTCAGGACGCCGGCCAGCCACAGGGATCCGCTGTAGCCGAGGACCAGGGTGGCACCCGACATCAGGGCGAGACCGGGCAGCATGATCGGCTTCCTCCCCAGGCGATCCGAGAGCCGCCCCGCGACGACGATGGACGCGACGTTGCCCGCGGCGTACACGGCGAGCACCACACCCGACCACGCGCTGGACTCGTCGAGCCCGTAGACGATGTAGAGCGGCACGAGCGCCACGCGCACGCCCTGACTCGCGAAACCCTGGGTGAAGCTCGAGGCGAGGATGGCCCGATAGGTCCTGTCGCGGAGCGCCTCCCGGAGTCCGACGGGGTCGAGGACCGGACCCGATCCGCCGACCGGGCGGCCGCCGACGCCCCGCAGTTGGGTGGCCACGACCGCCGAGGCGATCAGCAGGGCGACCGCGTAGAC
This window of the Williamsia phyllosphaerae genome carries:
- a CDS encoding ABC transporter substrate-binding protein; amino-acid sequence: MKKTTLVAAAVAAASVLTISACGGDPLNSSTDQSGSSGSQIIIGSADFTESQLVGEIYAQALQSKGVAVKTQFNIGSREVYFTALKDSSIDLVPEYTGALLKYLDEKSTAATPQAVTDELTQKLPEGIVGLTPSPAEDKDAICVTQDTASKYKLAKVSDLAPVGGELALGAAPEFKTRVQGVVGLKDVYGVTFKSFVPLDAGGTLTMNALTSGQVQAANLFTTDPGIAKNNLVTLTDDKSLFAAQNVLPVIKKSKQTDTVTTTLNAVSAKLTTDDLLTLNGQAADGTKPADIAKQWLAAHPV
- a CDS encoding ABC transporter permease; the protein is MTGWFADSAHWTGPDGVPAQVGHHLVYTLLALGISLAIAVPLGMFIGYTGRGGGLVVGSANALRALPTLGALVLLFLLISSSVSGQAVYLIPTTAVLVLLGVPPILAGTYAGIQNADSGAVGAARAMGYTRAQILVRVQLPCALPLMLSGIRSATLQIVSTATVAAYVGLQGLGRFILDGRAEADFTKMTAGALLVAVLAIAFEVLFALVGRFTISPGLRRAETSATRSRPSPAIPVPAPGT
- a CDS encoding ABC transporter permease codes for the protein MNKIVDWVGDNYGLVWSLTVSHIWLTLIPTVIGLLVALPLGWWAYRSRRSYTPIVGIAGLFYTVPSLALFIFLPPIIGTKILDPINIVLALTIYTVALLVRVVADGLASVPVDTVLAARAMGYRTWQILFLVELPVAVPVISAGLRVAVVSNVSIVTLAALLGISQLGSLFTQGLQLQLYGPLVSGVVMCVVLAVIFDVAIQVANRLATPWRERIVTS
- a CDS encoding ATP-binding cassette domain-containing protein, with protein sequence MIEFERVSKTYPDGTVAVDELDLTAPSGQITVLVGPSGCGKTTTMRMVNRLIDPTAGRITLDGTDTASIDAVTLRRRIGYVIQNAGLFPHRTVVDNVAALPRLLGGGKKQTRAAAMELLERVGLDSAFAKRYPWQLSGGQQQRVGVARALATDPPFLLMDEPFSAVDPIVRAQLQDEFLRLQSDISKTIILVTHDIDEALKLGDRVAVLRQGGRLAQVATPAGLLEAPADEFVADFVGSTRGYRSLGFRFGDDELVPQTEPTVTVGKPIGGSEGRWALAVDSDHRPIGWVDITAIGTRSVESSDINLAGTVARADSPLRELLNSALSNPAGRCVIVGDDGVLVGSVTDTDVLAAIRRARASEGAA
- a CDS encoding BCCT family transporter, which encodes MSGDGGDTETRDTRSSKAGGHHVDFVVFGVTAALIVGFLVWGIVDKTGLKDVTANILAWITDNLGWMFILCATGFVLFAVFLAASKYGKIPLGRDGEKPEFKTVSWIAMMFSAGMGIGLMFYGANEPLTHYSDAPPGTNANDVGVAMATTMFHWGLHPWAMYAVVGLAIAYSTYRCGRGQLISAVFAPLLGNRANGWGGKVIDILAIFATLFGTVASLGLGAAQIGSGFEELNVVGESGKLLLVAVIAVLTAAFVASAVSGVAKGIQWLSNINMVLAITLALFIFVVGPTIFILNVVPTSIGSYAKEITADAARSGASTDAAGKEWLAGWTIFYWAWWVSWTPFVGMFLAKISRGRTIREFVIGVMVVPSSVSLVWFAIFGGTAISQEMDGKGLSESDGPESQLFDLLGNLPWAGIASVLVMVLVAIFFVSGADSASLVMATLSERGRPEPSRTVTIFWGVLTGAVAALLLWVSGDDALQGIKTMAIIAALPFVIVMILMCVSLYKDLRRDPLILAEKHRSDGLDDKLRVHANTIAATDDTNDVLPSDDLPVDESLVAADPSGEARPGTTTS
- a CDS encoding GntR family transcriptional regulator gives rise to the protein MDITIDPDSAEPPYEQVRRQVIELVGRGELLVGSKLPTVRALAAELSIAPNTAARAYRELEAADVIETRGRNGSFVTERSGSADAKAQRMTVAHVAELRSMGIGDEMIADMLSVALKRS
- the arcA gene encoding arginine deiminase, producing the protein MSDQSGSAVDPGSAPPLGANSEVGRLRSVMLHRPGDELRRLTPRNSDQLLFDGLPWVDRAQEEHDTFAQVLRDHDVEVLLLGDLLRQTIELSGAARMQGIAAAVSARRLGHHLAQELAGHLRTLPPADLATILMAGMTFDEMPESPAAARASLVRRMHHGVEFAIDPLPNLLFTRDSSFWIGTRFAITTLALPARVRETSLTDLIYAHHPRFRGARRAYESHSAPIEGGDILLMAPGVVAVGVGERTTPAGAEALARSLFDDGLAHTVLAVPIEQRRASMHLDTVCTMVDTDAVVMYPVIQDSLSAFTIRMDDDTPTVVGPAPFVEAAADAMGIGKLRVIDTGLDAVTAEREQWDDGNNTLAISPGVVVAYDRNVETNRRLRDSGIEVLTIAGSELGSGRGGPRCMSCPVARDLL
- a CDS encoding MFS transporter is translated as MRQIPRGIWVLLAANFVIALGYGLIAPALPNFARSFDVSVAAATVIVSAFAMMRLLFAPASGKLVSLLGERRVYLTGLLIVAASTLACAFAQNYWQLLIFRGLGGIGSTMFSVSALALLIRLSPTDLRGRVSGFFSGGFLLGNITGPLIGAALVNYGLRLPFVVYAVALLIASAVVATQLRGVGGRPVGGSGPVLDPVGLREALRDRTYRAILASSFTQGFASQGVRVALVPLYIVYGLDESSAWSGVVLAVYAAGNVASIVVAGRLSDRLGRKPIMLPGLALMSGATLVLGYSGSLWLAGVLSFVAGVGSGLFAPTHQAALADLLAKRGQGGTALAAFQMISDVGAVTGPILAGLMVDHAGGYGPAFLLTGAVPLVALALWSVARETAPVRTGEPIDKPVISSIPPTADGDATVEPPRR